A single Lactuca sativa cultivar Salinas chromosome 8, Lsat_Salinas_v11, whole genome shotgun sequence DNA region contains:
- the LOC111909596 gene encoding uncharacterized protein LOC111909596 gives MGDRRERERERDRDRDRDRDRKRDRDDRDRLRHRHIDHDRERDRDRERDHDRDRERKERNKRSYTPERARSRHDRSRTRSPDHHRSRSRSTDRHRRRSHHRTPSPDQQRKRRKHGDDDSQRTAAVVSEFVDEIVKEKQQQKNSKDVEMVEHDGGGEMDASEIEMMKMMGIPVGFDSTKGKPVEGNDISGIRAVTKRQPRQYMNRRGGFNRPLPAEVNR, from the coding sequence ATGGGCGATCggagggagagggagagggaaAGGGATAGGGACAGAGATAGAGACCGGGATCGGAAGCGAGATCGAGACGACCGTGATCGTCTCCGGCACCGGCACATCGATCATGATCGTGAACGAGACCGTGATAGAGAGCGAGACCATGACCGTGACCGTGAGCGTAAGGAAAGGAACAAACGGTCATACACACCAGAACGAGCTCGTTCTCGCCACGATAGGTCTCGGACTCGCTCCCCGGACCACCACCGGTCGCGTTCTAGATCCACCGACAGGCACCGCAGGAGAAGCCACCACCGTACCCCGTCCCCTGACCAACAGCGGAAGCGTCGCAAGCACGGAGATGATGATAGCCAGCGTACCGCGGCTGTAGTTTCGGAGTTTGTGGATGAGATTGTGAAGGAGAAACAGCAACAGAAGAACTCTAAGGATGTAGAAATGGTTGAACATGATGGTGGTGGAGAGATGGATGCCAGTGAAAtagagatgatgaagatgatgggcATACCGGTTGGGTTTGATTCAACTAAAGGGAAGCCGGTCGAAGGGAATGATATAAGCGGGATCAGAGCGGTGACTAAAAGACAGCCTCGTCAATATATGAACCGCCGTGGTGGGTTCAATCGCCCATTGCCTGCTGAAGTGAACCGCTGA